The Brassica oleracea var. oleracea cultivar TO1000 chromosome C6, BOL, whole genome shotgun sequence genome includes a region encoding these proteins:
- the LOC106297216 gene encoding uncharacterized protein LOC106297216, with amino-acid sequence MGSFRCAITIKWFLKIWKTRNALFFEKVQASSCTAATKALEEADEWFDVNFKVPQAQPVQVETINSSVSWSPPPADLLKCDVGVRWNSAERICGAAWIIRNHDGKALLHSRRAFTGVNSKLEAELQGFCWVMESLISTHYTNIIVESDCGMAREAILNPTRFPWFGYLLEKIIHALPFLYPCSLEHVEGARKKVAEKIAVSVTRDHRCQSYVASGGPRWLLNRLESEARRACT; translated from the exons ATGGGATCGTTCAGGTGTGCAATTACCATTAAATGGTTTCTCAAG ATTTGGAAAACTAGAAACGCCCTGTTCTTTGAAAAGGTGCAAGCAAGTTCTTGTACTGCAGCAACTAAGGCACTGGAAGAGGCTGACGAGTGGTTTGACGTCAACTTCAAGGTTCCTCAAGCTCAGCCAGTACAGGTGGAGACTATTAACAGTTCTGTTTCATGGTCTCCTCCTCCTGCAGACTTGTTAAAATGCGATGTTGGTGTGAGATGGAATAGTGCTGAACGTATATGTGGAGCTGCTTGGATAATTAGGAATCACGATGGAAAAGCTCTTTTACACAGTAGAAGAGCCTTTACTGGTGTTAATTCCAAGCTTGAAGCAGAGTTGCAGGGATTTTGCTGGGTGATGGAAAGTCTTATATCGACGCACTATACGAATATCATTGTAGAATCAGATTGTGGGATGGCCAGGGAGGCCATTTTGAACCCAACCAGATTCCCTTGGTTTGGTTACCTGCTAGAAAAGATTATTCATGCACTGCCGTTCTTGTATCCGTGTTCTCTAGAACATGTTGAAGGTGCAAGGAAAAAGGTTGCAGAGAAAATTGCAGTAAGCGTGACTAGAGACCATCGGTGCCAGTCATATGTAGCTTCTGGTGGTCCTCGTTGGTTATTGAATAGATTGGAGTCGGAAGCACGAAGAGCTTGTACTTGA